A single window of Osmia bicornis bicornis chromosome 14, iOsmBic2.1, whole genome shotgun sequence DNA harbors:
- the LOC114878668 gene encoding uncharacterized protein LOC114878668 isoform X2: MVKAPSMGPSAGTQGIRKIHPGPEIAMNPRDLPNANITTPPSIRADGKTTSIYHPQVDVSTQVDLHGGFTATSGNISIDWDRRATPLYSREDIKEQYCITSRQLDAVEKSGGGFFGCLSTRGPSPCSAARTSILSACVRSVPSDENLCDAPYPRRPLQIMYRQPYPGYARGLSRYDFEDEADWIESSYFRRRPRSFCTIPDPKRYTWLPEDEESTKLEGPRPVLPPAPPPPSAQAPKTKHVSFARSHTLTSFDVPRSRSPPRPQNQERLIDSQPTMQNAMLPSTLPLMHPYGTNEPRVLVLEKPPKRGTMKTQATQTELPAVFRGRIPVTLSPRTIHRVKMVSQGAQTNGLFNGRKLTKSYSEAGQLGTPLGGGQAGTPGKEETEHEPLHRTQSEEPPRSPFLVDTPPPGGPYTTPATEEALTNGDISEPLTSVLQDQRRSIDLDDQEILIDFKPAPVSPDVRALLNRISQSPRRFLPLQKTFSDGEIRVERRELVGETGEPSYPHTCRRNHQDPWGRTVRASVQFSSTPEDLSLLRVSSPHDDHPEEEFHENLIRRGLFRKRSVSLEDGVQGLVSDDFMLPRSLPTSPTSPTAVAAPRRILQSPKDYASPTRPLRQVAPLCPLLFTATGISGMITSPFASSDSLTNDVTRDHSDGIWNESQATVLQADSLALLTPSSRRRHLLLLQHQQRSSMDTEALDVEETIESRPSSPRIRLEPATPVQPLTPSVESSLTPNNGRSRSGFRRPSPGPPLSQPQSQSSSEFGLSLARTDSGGRTNTDLSETSTTEDYVTANTSTETGTTTGTSATTSSWSRPPQTSSAAASASATATAADGSSFESASSIYSLARSEAIVEEPCSPPPILEETEIPFGLEVPPSPARSSSSSSSGSYDLKDAMIDPGHEHEQTAPPSGHTSETELDRDEGHRSSSGGYAESPPDPRTWSEEERHRRRKTFTLDFLGSTQDIERSPEPYGDSAEVSPTSSHRHRPRGKSTNAKSPHKNNRKREATQQMVQVQQQQQQIIKSPQKEDWRVDQSEDTGHIPTSDDSSCSHHYHMYHHHHHHMHRDGADGRHRRTRESPRRKTTGYVSARRRSNEDKNAAITGSLPRRRSRAADDIMCSRLSPGRYQRSPGHNGQRALIVESQSPEARLKALSAESLRSVSPGSDSVFYSEGADQYLAISALDAPHCHHCGREVSEEIVRPPAGFADSPEGHRSSSKHVSGHRLYKKFDKRYRSEDRGDRRHRRSSAGRSDVRAKSEERIASRRGSRGSIDETAAGRKRLHARSTDVSLEILTGREDEDSYVEPYTSSEWIYIGDLEESHVWKRPDSRDGDDEIPESVAKERRSSQESTESERNFRKKYQAATHRMVHRKSSGEMYKRIQTKSFECDKRVIVKREAGGEFGFRIHGSKPVVVSAIEPDTPAESSGLEVGDIIMSVNGKSVMDATHSEVVRLAHSGTDVLELEVARTCNVLAPRMIRPGTKEDTDEAPLCSGYLWRKSATSTNTDKWVRRWFALRRDNCLYYYKTDADSQPVGAVMLIKYEVEQTPELRLHSFAIKKQGAPTLRLAADSEEAAARWTTVIKEAIERNDQVDTWLEASMRMREMAACAIQRPDCFGYLSKQQEHARKTSSPTGWSRRYCVLKDAALYFYDDANAEKAFGVACLHGFRVHSSAPTSGGRKHAFELQPPDPTQRSYIFATESEMDKKRWLAALEYSIDRWIKIG; encoded by the exons GTGGACGTCTCGACCCAGGTGGATCTGCACGGCGGTTTCACCGCGACTAGTGGTAACATTAGCATCGACTGGGATCGAAGGGCGACTCCTTTGTACTCTCGTGAGGACATCAAGGAACAGTATTGCATAACCAGTCGGCAATTGGATGCGGTAGAAAAATCTGGCGGTGGTTTCTTTGGGTGCCTGTCGACTAGAGGACCTTCTCCATGCAGCGCAGCTAGGACCTCCATTCTTTCTGCCTGTGTGAGAAGCGTGCCAAGCGATGAAAACCTCTGCGACGCCCCCTATCCTCGAAGACCCCTCCAGATCATGTACCGACAACCGTACCCCGGTTATGCGAGGGGGCTGTCACGTTATGATTTTGAGGACGAGGCTGACTGGATAGAGAGTTCCTACTTCCGAAGGAGACCTAGGTCATTTTGCACCATTCCTGACCCGAAAAG GTACACCTGGCTTCCCGAGGACGAAGAATCAACAAAATTGGAAGGTCCTCGACCAGTTCTGCCACCTGCGCCCCCACCACCTTCCGCGCAAGCGCCAAAAACGAAGCACGTGAGCTTCGCGAGATCACATACCCTTACATCCTTCGACGTTCCAAGGAGTAGAAGTCCTCCAAGACCACAAAATCAGGAACGCCTTATAGATTCACAGCCAACAATGCAAAATGCGATGCTACCTTCAACTTTACCTCTGATGCACCCCTATGGAACTAATGAGCCCCGTGTTCTTGTCCTTG AAAAGCCACCAAAGCGAGGAACCATGAAGACTCAGGCAACCCAAACGGAGTTGCCAGCGGTGTTTCGAGGTCGCATCCCAGTCACCCTTAGCCCCAGGACGATACACCGGGTAAAGATGGTCTCGCAAGGCGCCCAGACAAACGGTCTGTTCAACGGCAGGAAATTGACGAAAAGTTACTCGGAGGCTGGTCAGCTGGGTACCCCGTTGGGTGGCGGTCAAGCTGGCACACCGGGGAAAGAAGAAACCGAGCACGAACCTCTTCACAGGACGCAGAGCGAGGAACCACCCAGGTCACCCTTCCTTGTCGATACGCCACCCCCTGGAGGACCGTACACCACTCCCGCTACCGAGGAGGCTCTGACTAATGGGGACATCTCGGAACCTCTAACGAGTGTC CTTCAAGATCAACGAAGATCCATCGACTTAGATGACCAAGAAATCCTTATAGACTTTAAGCCTGCACCAGTGTCGCCGGATGTTCGAGCTTTACTGAACCGGATATCCCAATCACCGCGAAGGTTTCTACCGTTGCAGAAGACCTTTTCCGACGGAGAAATTCGTGTGGAAAGACGCGAGTTGGTCGGTGAAACTGGTGAACCAAGTTATCCTCACACGTGTAGAAGAAATCATCAGGACCCATGGGGCAGGACCGTCAGAGCATCCGTCCaattctcctcgacgcccgAGGACCTGTCCTTGCTCCGAGTTTCTTCGCCCCACGATGATCATCCCGAAGAG GAGTTTCACGAGAACCTCATTCGACGAGGGCTGTTTCGCAAGAGGAGCGTATCACTGGAGGATGGTGTGCAAGGTTTAGTGTCCGATGATTTTATGTTGCCAAGATCGCTTCCAACATCACCCACATCACCGACTGCAGTAGCAG CACCACGAAGGATTTTACAGAGTCCGAAAGACTACGCATCACCGACTCGTCCACTGCGACAAGTGGCGCCACTTTGTCCGTTACTTTTCACTGCTACCGGAATTTCCGGTATGATCACGTCTCCGTTTGCTTCGAGCGATTCGCTAACGAACGACGTCACGAGGGACCATAGCGATGGAATTTGGAACGAGTCACAGGCGACGGTTCTCCAGGCTGACTCGTTGGCCTTATTGACACCGTCCTCGAGGAGGAGGCATCTTCTGCTTCTCCAACACCAACAGCGATCCTCGATGGACACAGAGGCGCTGGACGTTGAAGAGACCATTGAATCACGTCCTTCGAGTCCAAGGATACGCCTTGAGCCAGCAACGCCTGTTCAACCGTTAACACCAAG CGTCGAATCGTCCCTGACGCCAAACAACGGTAGATCGAGAAGCGGATTTCGTCGTCCGAGTCCTGGACCGCCGTTATCACAGCCTCAATCGCAATCCTCGAGCGAATTCGGCTTGAGCTTGGCCAGGACTGATTCAGGAGGTCGAACGAATACCGATCTGTCTGAAACCTCGACTACCGAGGACTATGTCACTGCCAACACCTCCACTGAGACTGGGACCACTACAGGCACCTCCGCAACGACCAGTTCCTGGTCCAGGCCTCCACAGACTTCAAGCGCCGCGGCGTCCGCCTCGGCAACGGCCACTGCTGCGGATGGAAGCTCCTTCGAGAGTGCCAGTTCAATTTACAGCCTTGCTCGCAGCGAG GCCATCGTTGAAGAGCCATGTAGTCCACCACCGATACTGGAGGAAACGGAAATTCCATTTGGATTGGAGGTACCTCCGTCACCGGCTAGAtccagcagcagcagcagttCGGGTAGCTACGATCTGAAAGATGCAATGATAGATCCAGGTCATGAACACGAACAGACTGCACCTCCGAGCGGACACACCTCAGAGACGGAGTTGGATCGTGAC GAAGGTCATCGCTCCTCTTCCGGAGGCTATGCAGAATCTCCTCCAGATCCGCGAACTTGGAGCGAGGAAGAGCGTCATAGACGCCGGAAGACCTTTACTCTGGACTTCCTTGGTAGCACACAGGACATTGAGCGCAGTCCAGAACCCTATGGGGACAGTGCTGAAGTCAGTCCAACGTCCAGCCATCGGCACAGACCGAGAGGAAAATCAACGAACGCCAAGAGTCCCCATAAAAACAACAGGAAACGGGAAGCTACTCAACAAATGGTGCAGGtgcaacaacagcaacaacaaattattaaaagtcCTCAGAAAGAGGATTGGCGTGTGGATCAGAGTGAAGATACTGGCCATATTCCTACGTCAGATGATTCTAGCTGTAGTCATCATTACCATATgtatcatcatcatcatcatcatatGCATCGCGATGGTGCTGATGGAAGACATAGAAGAACTAGAGAGAGTCCCAGGAGGAAGACCACTGGTTATGTTTCTGCTAGGAGAAGAAGTAATGAG GATAAGAACGCGGCCATAACAGGTAGCCTGCCACGAAGAAGATCACGTGCGGCGGACGACATAATGTGTTCGAGGTTGAGTCCGGGCCGTTATCAACGTAGTCCAGGACACAACGGGCAACGGGCGTTGATTGTCGAGTCTCAGAGCCCAGAAGCGAGATTAAAAGCTCTTTCAGCGGAATCCTTGAGGTCCGTCAGTCCGGGTAGCGACAGTGTCTTTTACAGCGAGGGTGCGGACCAATATCTTGCTATCAGCGCGCTCGACGCTCCACATTGTCATCATTGTGGCAGAGag GTCTCGGAAGAGATCGTTCGACCACCGGCAGGTTTCGCGGACTCCCCGGAAGGGCACCGATCCTCTTCGAAGCACGTGTCCGGTCACAGGCTGTACAAGAAATTCGACAAGAGGTACCGATCGGAGGATCGTGGCGACAGAAGGCATCGACGAAGCAGCGCGGGCAGATCAGACGTCAGGGCGAAGTCTGAAGAGAGGATCGCTTCCAGACGCGGAAGCAGAGGATCCATTGATGAAACTGCTGCTGGGAGGAAGAGGCTTCATGCGAGAAGCACGGATGTCAGTTTGGAAATCCTTACGG GTCGAGAGGACGAGGACAGCTACGTGGAACCCTACACGAGTAGCGAATGGATTTACATCGGTGACCTCGAAGAGAGTCACGTGTGGAAAAGGCCAGACAGCAGGGACGGCGATGATGAGATTCCGGAAAGTGTCGCTAAAGAGAGGAGAAGCTCTCAGGAATCGACGGAAAGCGAGAGAAACTTTCGGAAGAAGTATCAGGCGGCGACGCACAGGATGGTGCATCGGAAAAGCAGCGGGGAAATGTATAAGAGGATACAAACGAAGAGTTTCG AATGCGACAAGAGGGTGATAGTGAAACGCGAAGCTGGAGGAGAGTTTGGTTTCCGTATTCACGGTTCGAAACCGGTGGTGGTTTCCGCCATCGAACCTGATACACCGGCGGAAAGTTCAGGCCTTGAAGTCGGCGATATTATCATGTCGGTGAATGGAAAAAGCGTTATGGACGCGACTCATTCGGAAGTCGTCAGGCTAGCACATTCTGGCACCGACGTACTAGAACTGGAGGTGGCGAGAACCTGTAACGTCCTGGCACCGAGAATGATCAGGCCCGGGACGAAAGAAGACACCGATGAGGCACCACTCTGTTCCGGTTACCTTTGGAGAAAATCGGCGACCTCCACGAACACCGATAAATGGGTCCGACGATGGTTTGCTCTGCGACGTGATAACTGCCTTTACTATTACAAGACTGATGCG GATTCACAGCCAGTGGGGGCAGTAATGCTGATAAAGTACGAGGTGGAACAAACACCGGAGCTGAGGTTACACAGTTTTGCGATAAAGAAACAGGGTGCACCGACACTTCGACTCGCGGCCGACTCCGAGGAAGCTGCTGCCCGATGGACGACAGTCATCAAGGAGGCCATTGAGAGAAACGATCAG GTGGATACATGGTTGGAAGCATCGATGAGGATGCGTGAAATGGCAGCATGCGCCATTCAAAGACCAGACTGTTTTGGTTATCTGAGTAAGCAACAAGAACACGCGAGGAAAACATCTTCACCAACTGGTTGGTCAAGACGATATTGCGTACTGAAGGATGCAGCATTGTATTTCTACGATGACGCTAATGCAGAGAAAGCATTTGGTGTCGCCTGTCTTCACGGCTTCAGGGTGCACAGCAGTGCGCCCACTTCCGGTGGTAGGAAACACGCGTTCGAATTGCAGCCACCGGATCCCACGCAGAGAAGTTATATCTTCGCTACGGAGTCCGAAATGGACAAGAAACG ATGGCTGGCAGCTCTAGAATACTCGATCGATCGATGGATAAAGATTGGTTGA
- the LOC114878668 gene encoding uncharacterized protein LOC114878668 isoform X1, with protein MVKAPSMGPSAGTQGIRKIHPGPEIAMNPRDLPNANITTPPSIRADGKTTSIYHPQVDVSTQVDLHGGFTATSGNISIDWDRRATPLYSREDIKEQYCITSRQLDAVEKSGGGFFGCLSTRGPSPCSAARTSILSACVRSVPSDENLCDAPYPRRPLQIMYRQPYPGYARGLSRYDFEDEADWIESSYFRRRPRSFCTIPDPKRYTWLPEDEESTKLEGPRPVLPPAPPPPSAQAPKTKHVSFARSHTLTSFDVPRSRSPPRPQNQERLIDSQPTMQNAMLPSTLPLMHPYGTNEPRVLVLEKPPKRGTMKTQATQTELPAVFRGRIPVTLSPRTIHRVKMVSQGAQTNGLFNGRKLTKSYSEAGQLGTPLGGGQAGTPGKEETEHEPLHRTQSEEPPRSPFLVDTPPPGGPYTTPATEEALTNGDISEPLTSVLQDQRRSIDLDDQEILIDFKPAPVSPDVRALLNRISQSPRRFLPLQKTFSDGEIRVERRELVGETGEPSYPHTCRRNHQDPWGRTVRASVQFSSTPEDLSLLRVSSPHDDHPEEEFHENLIRRGLFRKRSVSLEDGVQGLVSDDFMLPRSLPTSPTSPTAVAAPRRILQSPKDYASPTRPLRQVAPLCPLLFTATGISGMITSPFASSDSLTNDVTRDHSDGIWNESQATVLQADSLALLTPSSRRRHLLLLQHQQRSSMDTEALDVEETIESRPSSPRIRLEPATPVQPLTPRQLLLSVESSLTPNNGRSRSGFRRPSPGPPLSQPQSQSSSEFGLSLARTDSGGRTNTDLSETSTTEDYVTANTSTETGTTTGTSATTSSWSRPPQTSSAAASASATATAADGSSFESASSIYSLARSEAIVEEPCSPPPILEETEIPFGLEVPPSPARSSSSSSSGSYDLKDAMIDPGHEHEQTAPPSGHTSETELDRDEGHRSSSGGYAESPPDPRTWSEEERHRRRKTFTLDFLGSTQDIERSPEPYGDSAEVSPTSSHRHRPRGKSTNAKSPHKNNRKREATQQMVQVQQQQQQIIKSPQKEDWRVDQSEDTGHIPTSDDSSCSHHYHMYHHHHHHMHRDGADGRHRRTRESPRRKTTGYVSARRRSNEDKNAAITGSLPRRRSRAADDIMCSRLSPGRYQRSPGHNGQRALIVESQSPEARLKALSAESLRSVSPGSDSVFYSEGADQYLAISALDAPHCHHCGREVSEEIVRPPAGFADSPEGHRSSSKHVSGHRLYKKFDKRYRSEDRGDRRHRRSSAGRSDVRAKSEERIASRRGSRGSIDETAAGRKRLHARSTDVSLEILTGREDEDSYVEPYTSSEWIYIGDLEESHVWKRPDSRDGDDEIPESVAKERRSSQESTESERNFRKKYQAATHRMVHRKSSGEMYKRIQTKSFECDKRVIVKREAGGEFGFRIHGSKPVVVSAIEPDTPAESSGLEVGDIIMSVNGKSVMDATHSEVVRLAHSGTDVLELEVARTCNVLAPRMIRPGTKEDTDEAPLCSGYLWRKSATSTNTDKWVRRWFALRRDNCLYYYKTDADSQPVGAVMLIKYEVEQTPELRLHSFAIKKQGAPTLRLAADSEEAAARWTTVIKEAIERNDQVDTWLEASMRMREMAACAIQRPDCFGYLSKQQEHARKTSSPTGWSRRYCVLKDAALYFYDDANAEKAFGVACLHGFRVHSSAPTSGGRKHAFELQPPDPTQRSYIFATESEMDKKRWLAALEYSIDRWIKIG; from the exons GTGGACGTCTCGACCCAGGTGGATCTGCACGGCGGTTTCACCGCGACTAGTGGTAACATTAGCATCGACTGGGATCGAAGGGCGACTCCTTTGTACTCTCGTGAGGACATCAAGGAACAGTATTGCATAACCAGTCGGCAATTGGATGCGGTAGAAAAATCTGGCGGTGGTTTCTTTGGGTGCCTGTCGACTAGAGGACCTTCTCCATGCAGCGCAGCTAGGACCTCCATTCTTTCTGCCTGTGTGAGAAGCGTGCCAAGCGATGAAAACCTCTGCGACGCCCCCTATCCTCGAAGACCCCTCCAGATCATGTACCGACAACCGTACCCCGGTTATGCGAGGGGGCTGTCACGTTATGATTTTGAGGACGAGGCTGACTGGATAGAGAGTTCCTACTTCCGAAGGAGACCTAGGTCATTTTGCACCATTCCTGACCCGAAAAG GTACACCTGGCTTCCCGAGGACGAAGAATCAACAAAATTGGAAGGTCCTCGACCAGTTCTGCCACCTGCGCCCCCACCACCTTCCGCGCAAGCGCCAAAAACGAAGCACGTGAGCTTCGCGAGATCACATACCCTTACATCCTTCGACGTTCCAAGGAGTAGAAGTCCTCCAAGACCACAAAATCAGGAACGCCTTATAGATTCACAGCCAACAATGCAAAATGCGATGCTACCTTCAACTTTACCTCTGATGCACCCCTATGGAACTAATGAGCCCCGTGTTCTTGTCCTTG AAAAGCCACCAAAGCGAGGAACCATGAAGACTCAGGCAACCCAAACGGAGTTGCCAGCGGTGTTTCGAGGTCGCATCCCAGTCACCCTTAGCCCCAGGACGATACACCGGGTAAAGATGGTCTCGCAAGGCGCCCAGACAAACGGTCTGTTCAACGGCAGGAAATTGACGAAAAGTTACTCGGAGGCTGGTCAGCTGGGTACCCCGTTGGGTGGCGGTCAAGCTGGCACACCGGGGAAAGAAGAAACCGAGCACGAACCTCTTCACAGGACGCAGAGCGAGGAACCACCCAGGTCACCCTTCCTTGTCGATACGCCACCCCCTGGAGGACCGTACACCACTCCCGCTACCGAGGAGGCTCTGACTAATGGGGACATCTCGGAACCTCTAACGAGTGTC CTTCAAGATCAACGAAGATCCATCGACTTAGATGACCAAGAAATCCTTATAGACTTTAAGCCTGCACCAGTGTCGCCGGATGTTCGAGCTTTACTGAACCGGATATCCCAATCACCGCGAAGGTTTCTACCGTTGCAGAAGACCTTTTCCGACGGAGAAATTCGTGTGGAAAGACGCGAGTTGGTCGGTGAAACTGGTGAACCAAGTTATCCTCACACGTGTAGAAGAAATCATCAGGACCCATGGGGCAGGACCGTCAGAGCATCCGTCCaattctcctcgacgcccgAGGACCTGTCCTTGCTCCGAGTTTCTTCGCCCCACGATGATCATCCCGAAGAG GAGTTTCACGAGAACCTCATTCGACGAGGGCTGTTTCGCAAGAGGAGCGTATCACTGGAGGATGGTGTGCAAGGTTTAGTGTCCGATGATTTTATGTTGCCAAGATCGCTTCCAACATCACCCACATCACCGACTGCAGTAGCAG CACCACGAAGGATTTTACAGAGTCCGAAAGACTACGCATCACCGACTCGTCCACTGCGACAAGTGGCGCCACTTTGTCCGTTACTTTTCACTGCTACCGGAATTTCCGGTATGATCACGTCTCCGTTTGCTTCGAGCGATTCGCTAACGAACGACGTCACGAGGGACCATAGCGATGGAATTTGGAACGAGTCACAGGCGACGGTTCTCCAGGCTGACTCGTTGGCCTTATTGACACCGTCCTCGAGGAGGAGGCATCTTCTGCTTCTCCAACACCAACAGCGATCCTCGATGGACACAGAGGCGCTGGACGTTGAAGAGACCATTGAATCACGTCCTTCGAGTCCAAGGATACGCCTTGAGCCAGCAACGCCTGTTCAACCGTTAACACCAAG GCAATTACTTCTCAGCGTCGAATCGTCCCTGACGCCAAACAACGGTAGATCGAGAAGCGGATTTCGTCGTCCGAGTCCTGGACCGCCGTTATCACAGCCTCAATCGCAATCCTCGAGCGAATTCGGCTTGAGCTTGGCCAGGACTGATTCAGGAGGTCGAACGAATACCGATCTGTCTGAAACCTCGACTACCGAGGACTATGTCACTGCCAACACCTCCACTGAGACTGGGACCACTACAGGCACCTCCGCAACGACCAGTTCCTGGTCCAGGCCTCCACAGACTTCAAGCGCCGCGGCGTCCGCCTCGGCAACGGCCACTGCTGCGGATGGAAGCTCCTTCGAGAGTGCCAGTTCAATTTACAGCCTTGCTCGCAGCGAG GCCATCGTTGAAGAGCCATGTAGTCCACCACCGATACTGGAGGAAACGGAAATTCCATTTGGATTGGAGGTACCTCCGTCACCGGCTAGAtccagcagcagcagcagttCGGGTAGCTACGATCTGAAAGATGCAATGATAGATCCAGGTCATGAACACGAACAGACTGCACCTCCGAGCGGACACACCTCAGAGACGGAGTTGGATCGTGAC GAAGGTCATCGCTCCTCTTCCGGAGGCTATGCAGAATCTCCTCCAGATCCGCGAACTTGGAGCGAGGAAGAGCGTCATAGACGCCGGAAGACCTTTACTCTGGACTTCCTTGGTAGCACACAGGACATTGAGCGCAGTCCAGAACCCTATGGGGACAGTGCTGAAGTCAGTCCAACGTCCAGCCATCGGCACAGACCGAGAGGAAAATCAACGAACGCCAAGAGTCCCCATAAAAACAACAGGAAACGGGAAGCTACTCAACAAATGGTGCAGGtgcaacaacagcaacaacaaattattaaaagtcCTCAGAAAGAGGATTGGCGTGTGGATCAGAGTGAAGATACTGGCCATATTCCTACGTCAGATGATTCTAGCTGTAGTCATCATTACCATATgtatcatcatcatcatcatcatatGCATCGCGATGGTGCTGATGGAAGACATAGAAGAACTAGAGAGAGTCCCAGGAGGAAGACCACTGGTTATGTTTCTGCTAGGAGAAGAAGTAATGAG GATAAGAACGCGGCCATAACAGGTAGCCTGCCACGAAGAAGATCACGTGCGGCGGACGACATAATGTGTTCGAGGTTGAGTCCGGGCCGTTATCAACGTAGTCCAGGACACAACGGGCAACGGGCGTTGATTGTCGAGTCTCAGAGCCCAGAAGCGAGATTAAAAGCTCTTTCAGCGGAATCCTTGAGGTCCGTCAGTCCGGGTAGCGACAGTGTCTTTTACAGCGAGGGTGCGGACCAATATCTTGCTATCAGCGCGCTCGACGCTCCACATTGTCATCATTGTGGCAGAGag GTCTCGGAAGAGATCGTTCGACCACCGGCAGGTTTCGCGGACTCCCCGGAAGGGCACCGATCCTCTTCGAAGCACGTGTCCGGTCACAGGCTGTACAAGAAATTCGACAAGAGGTACCGATCGGAGGATCGTGGCGACAGAAGGCATCGACGAAGCAGCGCGGGCAGATCAGACGTCAGGGCGAAGTCTGAAGAGAGGATCGCTTCCAGACGCGGAAGCAGAGGATCCATTGATGAAACTGCTGCTGGGAGGAAGAGGCTTCATGCGAGAAGCACGGATGTCAGTTTGGAAATCCTTACGG GTCGAGAGGACGAGGACAGCTACGTGGAACCCTACACGAGTAGCGAATGGATTTACATCGGTGACCTCGAAGAGAGTCACGTGTGGAAAAGGCCAGACAGCAGGGACGGCGATGATGAGATTCCGGAAAGTGTCGCTAAAGAGAGGAGAAGCTCTCAGGAATCGACGGAAAGCGAGAGAAACTTTCGGAAGAAGTATCAGGCGGCGACGCACAGGATGGTGCATCGGAAAAGCAGCGGGGAAATGTATAAGAGGATACAAACGAAGAGTTTCG AATGCGACAAGAGGGTGATAGTGAAACGCGAAGCTGGAGGAGAGTTTGGTTTCCGTATTCACGGTTCGAAACCGGTGGTGGTTTCCGCCATCGAACCTGATACACCGGCGGAAAGTTCAGGCCTTGAAGTCGGCGATATTATCATGTCGGTGAATGGAAAAAGCGTTATGGACGCGACTCATTCGGAAGTCGTCAGGCTAGCACATTCTGGCACCGACGTACTAGAACTGGAGGTGGCGAGAACCTGTAACGTCCTGGCACCGAGAATGATCAGGCCCGGGACGAAAGAAGACACCGATGAGGCACCACTCTGTTCCGGTTACCTTTGGAGAAAATCGGCGACCTCCACGAACACCGATAAATGGGTCCGACGATGGTTTGCTCTGCGACGTGATAACTGCCTTTACTATTACAAGACTGATGCG GATTCACAGCCAGTGGGGGCAGTAATGCTGATAAAGTACGAGGTGGAACAAACACCGGAGCTGAGGTTACACAGTTTTGCGATAAAGAAACAGGGTGCACCGACACTTCGACTCGCGGCCGACTCCGAGGAAGCTGCTGCCCGATGGACGACAGTCATCAAGGAGGCCATTGAGAGAAACGATCAG GTGGATACATGGTTGGAAGCATCGATGAGGATGCGTGAAATGGCAGCATGCGCCATTCAAAGACCAGACTGTTTTGGTTATCTGAGTAAGCAACAAGAACACGCGAGGAAAACATCTTCACCAACTGGTTGGTCAAGACGATATTGCGTACTGAAGGATGCAGCATTGTATTTCTACGATGACGCTAATGCAGAGAAAGCATTTGGTGTCGCCTGTCTTCACGGCTTCAGGGTGCACAGCAGTGCGCCCACTTCCGGTGGTAGGAAACACGCGTTCGAATTGCAGCCACCGGATCCCACGCAGAGAAGTTATATCTTCGCTACGGAGTCCGAAATGGACAAGAAACG ATGGCTGGCAGCTCTAGAATACTCGATCGATCGATGGATAAAGATTGGTTGA